The genomic segment CACGCTGCCCTCTTTCAGGCTGACTACCAGCACTTCCGGCTGTTTTGAATCGGTGACAAAGGCGCGTTGCCCGGCGGTATCAAGGCTCAGGTTCAGATAAAAATGCTCTTTGCCGTCGTCCTGAATTTTTTTACGACTCAGGATTTTATTAGTCGCCGTATCAATTGTCACCAGCTCGCCGTCAGCGTTGGTGGTATAGAGCCGTTTTGCCTGCGCGTCCAGCGCCAGGCCGGTGCTGAACTTGCCGGTATCGGCGATAGTCTCTTTCAGCTTTAACGTTGCACAATCCACGACCCAGATGACGCTCTCTTTACCGATACCGGTGATGTATACCGTATTGGTGGTTTCATCCGCTACCAGCTGGCGCGGCTGCAGCGGTTTGACCGTTTCGCTACGTTTGCGCTCGTCAAGCACCAGACGCCCTTTCACATCGCCCGTTTTCGCGTCGATCGCGGTCACCGCACTACTGGTAGTGTTACCAAACCACAGCGTCTGAGTCGCGTTATCAAAGGTCGCGCCAAACGGTTTGAGATCGTTATGAATGGCTTGCGTCACGTCCAGCGTGACCGGATCAAGGCGATAGACAATGCCGCCCTTATCCATTTTACGACTTTGCGATGTCGCCACCCACAGCGCGTTCTCCTGCTGGCTCACGGCCATCTCATAAGCGCCTTTACCCACCGCTTTACGCAGCATTTTTTCAACGGCATGAGCCTGGAACGAACCCGCAAGCATCAAAGAACCTAACAGCAGAGAACCCCGCAGTCGCGGCGAGCACAGATGACGTAAAGACATAACAATTCCTTTTAAAATTTGCTGATTTACGGCTGACATGGCTTCCGGCAGGCAACGTCATGGCATTGCCGCTATTTTAATGAGAATAGTAATCATTAATGAAAGAAAAGTGGAGTTTTTCTTTCCCTGGCCCCTATCATTAACGCAATGTGCGGTTATAGTTTTCAAAACATTTACAAAAGATTTAACATACGTGTACATGTTCCATTTGGTTCGTTTTTCATTACATAACCGGTTTTATTCATGAAAATCATTTTTGCCCGTAAGGCAACGCTCCCATTGTTGCTGGTACCTGTCATTCTTGCGCCCATCGATGCCATGAGCGCAGATGAGCAGACCCTGATCGTTAGCGCTACGCCGCAAACCGTCTCTGAGCTGGATACGCCAGCCGCGGTGAGCGTGGTTAATGGCGATGATATGCGCCAGGCAGCACCGCGAATTAATCTGTCTGAATCTCTCGCCAGCGTCCCAGGCCTGCAAATTCAGAACCGCCAGAATTATGCTCAGGATCTGCAGCTCTCAATGCGCGGGTTTGGCGCCCGATCCACCTTTGGCGTGCGCGGCATTCGCATGTACGTGGACGGTATTCCGGCAACCATGCCTGATGGTCAAGGCCAGACCTCAAATATCGACCTCACCAGCGTGGATAGCGTTGAAGTATTGCGCGGCCCCTTTTCTGCCCTGTACGGCAACGCTTCAGGGGGCGTTATCAATATCAATACCCAAACCGGAAAGCAGCCACCGACCGTTGAAGCCAGTAGCTATTATGGCAGCAACGGCACCTGGCGCTACGGAATGAAAGCCACCGGCGCCATGGGCGACGGTACGCACGCGGGCGATGTGGACTACACCATTTCAACCACCCGCTTTACCACCAAAGGCTATCGCGACCACAGCGGCGCGCGTAAAAACCTCGCGAATGCCAAACTGGGCGTGCGTATAGACGACGTCAGCAAGCTGACGCTGCTCTTTAACAGCGTCGATATGAAAGCCAACGATCCGGGGGGGCTGGATTATCAGGAGTGGCGTGGCAACCCGCGTCAGTCTCCTCGCGGCGACCAGTACAATACCCGCAAAACCATCAAGCAGACGCAGGCCGGGCTGCGCTACGATCGTCAGTTGAGCGAGCAGGACGATCTGAGCGTAAAGATGTACGCCGGTGAGCGTGAAATGACGCAGTACCAGTCGATTCCTTATCAGCCGCAGCTGAGGCCAACACACTCCGGCGGCGTAATTGATATGCAACGTCACTATCAGGGCGTTGATACTCGCTGGACGCACCGCGGAGAAGTGCTGGTTCCGGTCACCTTTACCACCGGGCTCAACTACGAAAACATGAGCGAAGATCGTCGCGGATACGAGAATTTCGTCATGAGCAACGGTGTACCGGAGTATGGCGTGAAGGGTGACAAGCGTCGTAACGAACGTAACCTGATGTGGAATGTCGATCCTTATCTGCAGACCCGCTGGCAGTTAACGCAGAAACTCTCTGTGGATGCGGGCGTGCGTTACAGCTCCGTGTGGTTCGATTCTAACGATCATTATGTTACCCCGGGGAATGGCGATGATAGCGGCGAGGCAAGTTATCACAAATGGCTACCGGCCGGGTCCGTGAAATACGCCGTGACCGACGCGTGGAATCTGTATGCCGCGGCTGGACGCGGGTTCGAAACCCCTACCATCAATGAACTCTCTTATCGTTCAGATGATAAAGGCGGGCTGAA from the unidentified bacterial endosymbiont genome contains:
- a CDS encoding YncE family protein; the protein is MSLRHLCSPRLRGSLLLGSLMLAGSFQAHAVEKMLRKAVGKGAYEMAVSQQENALWVATSQSRKMDKGGIVYRLDPVTLDVTQAIHNDLKPFGATFDNATQTLWFGNTTSSAVTAIDAKTGDVKGRLVLDERKRSETVKPLQPRQLVADETTNTVYITGIGKESVIWVVDCATLKLKETIADTGKFSTGLALDAQAKRLYTTNADGELVTIDTATNKILSRKKIQDDGKEHFYLNLSLDTAGQRAFVTDSKQPEVLVVSLKEGSVMAKIAAPESLAVLFNPARNEAYVTHREAGKVSVIDTKSYKVIKTYDTPVHPNSLALSADGKTLYVTVKQKSTRQQEATRPDDVIRIAL
- the pqqU gene encoding TonB-dependent receptor PqqU, with translation MKIIFARKATLPLLLVPVILAPIDAMSADEQTLIVSATPQTVSELDTPAAVSVVNGDDMRQAAPRINLSESLASVPGLQIQNRQNYAQDLQLSMRGFGARSTFGVRGIRMYVDGIPATMPDGQGQTSNIDLTSVDSVEVLRGPFSALYGNASGGVININTQTGKQPPTVEASSYYGSNGTWRYGMKATGAMGDGTHAGDVDYTISTTRFTTKGYRDHSGARKNLANAKLGVRIDDVSKLTLLFNSVDMKANDPGGLDYQEWRGNPRQSPRGDQYNTRKTIKQTQAGLRYDRQLSEQDDLSVKMYAGEREMTQYQSIPYQPQLRPTHSGGVIDMQRHYQGVDTRWTHRGEVLVPVTFTTGLNYENMSEDRRGYENFVMSNGVPEYGVKGDKRRNERNLMWNVDPYLQTRWQLTQKLSVDAGVRYSSVWFDSNDHYVTPGNGDDSGEASYHKWLPAGSVKYAVTDAWNLYAAAGRGFETPTINELSYRSDDKGGLNFGLKPSTNNTYEVGSKTRVGNGLLTAALFRTDTDNEIVADASSGGRTSYKNAGKTRRQGVELSLDQQFAENWKLKMAWTYLDATYRTNVCGDAECNGNRMPGIARNMGYASFGWQPAEGWYAGTDVRYMSDIMADDENTAKAPSYTVVGLNTGYKLNYGSWGMDLFGRVDNLFDKEYVGSVIVNESNGRYYEPAPGRNYGVGVSVSYRFE